The following coding sequences are from one Microbulbifer sp. TB1203 window:
- a CDS encoding helix-turn-helix transcriptional regulator: MPKSSPRTYSKHSQAAVALLGELIRAARIERKIPAQELADRIGISRGLLQRIEKGDMKCEIGAAFEAADILGVALFDADERTLDNYARQARARLALLPKAARRPARKIDDEF; the protein is encoded by the coding sequence ATGCCGAAATCCAGCCCCAGGACCTATTCCAAGCACAGTCAGGCCGCGGTCGCTCTGCTCGGCGAATTGATCCGGGCGGCTCGGATCGAACGCAAAATCCCCGCCCAGGAACTGGCCGACAGGATAGGTATTTCCCGCGGACTGCTGCAGCGGATCGAAAAGGGAGATATGAAATGCGAGATAGGCGCCGCCTTCGAGGCGGCCGACATTTTGGGGGTGGCGCTCTTCGATGCGGACGAGCGCACCCTGGACAACTATGCCCGCCAGGCCCGGGCCCGTCTCGCTCTGCTCCCCAAGGCCGCGCGCAGGCCGGCCAGGAAGATCGACGATGAATTCTGA